In Bacillus sp. KH172YL63, one genomic interval encodes:
- a CDS encoding thiolase family protein, with product MNQPYIVESVRTAIGRMGGTIKGVPVDHLAEKVIREVLNRSQAEVEVDEVILGQAKQSADTSNLARLAALRAELPIEVTGYTVHRQCGSGLQAINNADMQIRLGHSDVVVAGGAESMSTAPYYIRNARYGFQVGNSQVLDPNTESQPCSQPIEKYGNLTMGLTAENLADKYTISRSEQDEFALRSQELAQSAIESGRFEKEIVPVEYKEKRNTLQFSADEHPRSTTIEKLSKLKAVFKDNGTVTAGNASGRNDGASAVLMMNEEKVNEYGIKPKAKIIAQAVSGVSPEIMGIGPVTSTFKAVKQCGLSINDMGLIELNEAFAAQALSVIRESGMDINKVNVNGGAIALGHPIGATGAILMTKLLHEMERRGEKYGLVTLCIGGGQGISTIIENLQV from the coding sequence ATGAATCAACCATACATCGTTGAATCAGTCCGGACGGCGATTGGAAGAATGGGAGGAACCATAAAAGGTGTTCCTGTAGACCATCTTGCCGAGAAAGTCATTAGGGAAGTATTGAATCGAAGTCAGGCTGAAGTGGAAGTAGATGAAGTCATTCTAGGTCAGGCAAAGCAAAGTGCAGACACCTCAAACCTTGCCCGTCTTGCTGCATTACGGGCAGAGCTCCCGATTGAGGTTACCGGGTATACCGTCCATAGACAATGCGGATCGGGACTTCAAGCGATTAATAATGCGGATATGCAAATCCGGCTTGGTCATTCCGATGTTGTGGTAGCCGGGGGAGCGGAAAGCATGAGTACAGCCCCCTATTATATTCGAAATGCCCGTTATGGTTTCCAAGTCGGTAATTCGCAAGTGTTGGATCCAAATACGGAAAGTCAACCTTGCTCTCAGCCAATAGAAAAGTACGGCAACCTGACGATGGGTCTGACAGCGGAAAACCTTGCTGACAAGTATACTATCAGCAGATCCGAGCAGGATGAGTTTGCCCTCAGAAGCCAGGAACTTGCTCAGTCTGCCATCGAGTCCGGACGGTTTGAAAAGGAAATTGTTCCAGTGGAATATAAGGAAAAAAGAAACACTCTTCAATTCAGTGCAGATGAACATCCCCGGAGCACGACCATAGAAAAGCTCTCCAAGCTAAAGGCAGTCTTTAAAGATAACGGCACTGTGACTGCGGGTAATGCGAGTGGAAGGAATGATGGTGCGTCAGCTGTCCTTATGATGAATGAAGAGAAAGTGAATGAATATGGGATAAAGCCGAAAGCCAAAATCATCGCCCAGGCGGTGAGCGGAGTATCTCCGGAAATCATGGGGATCGGGCCAGTGACTTCTACGTTTAAGGCGGTAAAGCAATGCGGATTATCGATCAATGATATGGGTCTGATCGAGCTGAACGAAGCATTTGCTGCCCAGGCGCTGTCAGTGATCCGTGAATCAGGGATGGATATCAACAAAGTGAATGTCAATGGAGGGGCCATTGCGTTGGGTCATCCAATCGGAGCGACTGGAGCGATCCTGATGACGAAACTTCTTCACGAAATGGAACGCAGGGGTGAAAAATACGGGTTAGTCACGCTTTGTATTGGCGGTGGTCAGGGAATCTCTACCATTATTGAGAATCTTCAAGTCTAA
- a CDS encoding NAD(P)H-dependent flavin oxidoreductase, whose amino-acid sequence MNTAITNMFNIRYPIIQGGLQGLGTSPLVSAVSEAGGLGLITAGSYSSKEEMLEDIAVARRLTSKPFGVNIAIGIRKPMDEFVEAAIEARVPVVFTSGNNPEKYMDSLKGNGIKVVHVVPSVRFAKKAEAIDCDAVVVVGYECGGHPGREDVTSLTLIQKAVEELSIPVIAAGGFSTGKSALAAFALGAEGVQMGTRFLASKEVVLHESIKRRLIDLQETDTILVKKSIGKAMRVMKTERAVELVEKERAGATLEEIFPYISGESYQELLTTGNDHSGVISLGQTIGLINEIRSAKEIIQNIVAEYEQQLERLYQNHRGE is encoded by the coding sequence ATGAATACAGCTATAACAAATATGTTTAATATCCGCTATCCCATCATCCAAGGCGGACTCCAAGGACTTGGTACCTCGCCGCTCGTTTCCGCAGTATCAGAAGCAGGGGGGCTGGGGCTCATCACAGCAGGGAGCTATTCGTCCAAGGAAGAGATGCTGGAAGATATCGCAGTTGCCAGAAGACTCACCTCCAAGCCATTTGGAGTCAATATTGCGATCGGAATCCGTAAACCGATGGATGAATTCGTTGAGGCTGCTATAGAAGCCCGTGTACCGGTTGTCTTTACTTCAGGGAACAACCCTGAGAAATATATGGACAGTCTGAAAGGAAACGGGATCAAGGTGGTCCATGTCGTCCCATCCGTGAGGTTTGCCAAAAAGGCGGAAGCGATCGACTGTGATGCAGTGGTAGTGGTTGGATATGAGTGTGGAGGCCACCCGGGAAGAGAAGACGTCACCAGTCTTACGTTGATACAGAAGGCTGTTGAGGAACTGTCAATACCAGTCATTGCAGCAGGAGGATTCTCAACAGGGAAATCCGCTCTTGCTGCTTTTGCTTTAGGGGCAGAAGGCGTCCAGATGGGTACAAGGTTTCTAGCTTCAAAGGAAGTGGTCCTCCATGAATCGATTAAAAGGAGATTAATAGATTTACAGGAAACTGATACCATCCTTGTGAAGAAATCGATTGGAAAAGCCATGAGAGTGATGAAAACGGAACGGGCAGTGGAGCTGGTCGAAAAGGAAAGAGCAGGAGCTACCCTTGAAGAGATCTTTCCTTATATCAGCGGTGAATCCTACCAGGAATTACTCACTACGGGAAATGACCATTCAGGCGTGATTTCATTGGGCCAGACTATCGGATTAATCAACGAAATTAGAAGTGCTAAAGAGATCATTCAGAACATCGTGGCAGAATACGAGCAGCAGCTTGAACGATTATACCAGAATCATAGAGGGGAGTGA
- a CDS encoding tartrate dehydrogenase has protein sequence MKRMKIALIPGDGIGPEVVAEGVKVLKMIEEVDPQLSFSFTEFPWGCEYYVETGKMMADDGINQLKKFDAIYLGAVGYPGVPDHISLWELLLEIRKKFDQYVNLRPIKLLHPDLTPLKNKSEKEIDFLVIRENSEGEYAGAGDWLFKGKPEEVVLQTGVFSRKGTERIIRYAYEEARKQKKTLTSISKANALNYSMVFWDEVFTEVGKDYPDVQTYSYLVDAASLYFVLQPERFEIVVTSNLFGDILTDLGAAITGGLGLAAGANINPERAYPSMFEPIHGSAPDIAGKGLANPLAAICSVSQMMDHFGEEAWGSAILSTIEEILSQKDVLTPDLGGGATTEQLGNEFRDLLKLHAPLPDKVQRG, from the coding sequence ATGAAAAGGATGAAGATTGCCCTTATCCCCGGGGATGGGATAGGACCTGAAGTCGTAGCGGAAGGTGTAAAGGTACTAAAAATGATTGAGGAAGTCGATCCACAGCTTTCTTTCAGCTTTACCGAGTTCCCTTGGGGATGTGAGTATTATGTGGAAACCGGAAAGATGATGGCAGACGACGGGATCAATCAATTGAAGAAATTCGATGCCATCTACTTGGGAGCGGTAGGCTATCCCGGAGTTCCTGATCACATCTCTCTTTGGGAATTATTGTTGGAAATTCGCAAAAAGTTTGATCAGTATGTAAACCTCAGGCCGATTAAACTCTTGCACCCTGATTTAACCCCCCTTAAGAACAAAAGTGAAAAAGAAATAGACTTCCTGGTGATTCGTGAGAACAGCGAAGGGGAATATGCTGGAGCGGGTGACTGGCTCTTTAAAGGAAAGCCGGAGGAAGTGGTCCTGCAGACGGGGGTTTTTTCCCGGAAAGGGACTGAACGGATTATCCGCTATGCATATGAAGAAGCACGGAAACAGAAGAAGACGCTGACGAGCATCAGCAAAGCGAATGCCCTTAATTATTCCATGGTCTTCTGGGATGAAGTTTTTACCGAAGTAGGGAAGGACTATCCTGACGTCCAAACGTATTCATATCTTGTGGACGCAGCAAGCCTTTATTTCGTCCTTCAACCGGAAAGGTTCGAAATTGTGGTGACATCCAATCTTTTCGGGGATATCCTGACGGACTTAGGTGCTGCCATTACAGGTGGCCTTGGTTTGGCGGCAGGGGCCAATATCAATCCTGAACGGGCATATCCTTCCATGTTCGAACCCATCCACGGCTCTGCTCCTGATATTGCTGGCAAGGGACTTGCCAATCCCCTTGCTGCCATATGCTCTGTCAGTCAGATGATGGATCATTTTGGTGAAGAAGCATGGGGGAGTGCAATACTGTCGACCATTGAGGAGATTCTTTCCCAGAAGGATGTTCTCACCCCTGATTTAGGCGGAGGGGCAACGACAGAACAACTCGGAAATGAATTCAGGGATCTATTAAAGCTTCATGCGCCCCTTCCGGATAAAGTACAAAGGGGATAA
- the fabG gene encoding 3-oxoacyl-ACP reductase FabG, whose protein sequence is MPNLENQVAIITGASRGIGREISIKLALDGATVYLVDIQEQALMETYHQFMEENLSVMAITADVTNEAEVEKLYAKVEADHGKVDILINNAGIIRDNLLYKMSSADWDDVMNVHLKGTFLCSKYAQKSMVKNQYGRIINLSSVSALGSRGQANYAAAKAGIQGFTKTLAIELGKYNITVNAIAPGFIMTDMTKAVAERLGIPFEELIEAKVKHIPVNRAGTPEDIAQAASFFASPDSSFISGQVLYVAGGPKA, encoded by the coding sequence ATGCCAAACTTAGAGAATCAGGTAGCCATCATTACTGGGGCAAGCAGGGGGATCGGCAGGGAGATTTCCATAAAGCTTGCCTTGGATGGGGCCACTGTTTATTTAGTGGACATTCAGGAACAGGCTTTAATGGAGACGTATCATCAGTTCATGGAAGAGAATCTTTCAGTTATGGCCATAACCGCAGATGTCACCAACGAAGCGGAAGTGGAAAAGCTATACGCCAAGGTGGAAGCGGATCATGGGAAGGTAGATATCCTCATTAATAATGCCGGAATCATACGTGACAATCTATTGTACAAGATGAGCTCAGCAGACTGGGATGATGTCATGAATGTTCATTTGAAAGGCACATTCCTTTGCAGTAAATATGCCCAGAAATCAATGGTGAAAAATCAGTATGGACGAATCATTAATTTATCTTCCGTTTCAGCACTCGGAAGCAGAGGTCAGGCGAATTACGCGGCTGCGAAGGCTGGTATACAGGGTTTTACCAAGACGTTAGCCATTGAGCTAGGGAAATATAATATTACGGTGAACGCAATCGCTCCCGGCTTCATCATGACAGACATGACCAAAGCAGTGGCAGAACGGCTGGGGATCCCTTTCGAGGAACTGATAGAAGCCAAAGTCAAACATATCCCGGTCAACAGGGCTGGTACACCGGAAGACATCGCGCAGGCAGCAAGCTTTTTTGCGAGCCCGGATTCTTCTTTTATTAGCGGTCAGGTTTTATATGTTGCCGGGGGACCAAAAGCATAG
- a CDS encoding PaaI family thioesterase has product MTADHLQTVRSDFENSPFWNFIGLELKELKVGHVLLALPIQKEFINVRNSVHGGIYASVLDTAMGMVGRSLGFDEVATLHLDIQYLNSVMDGTVYSEASIIHQNRNTVFVEGRLKNEDGELLGHCTGTFKLSKGERI; this is encoded by the coding sequence ATGACAGCAGATCATTTGCAGACAGTAAGATCAGATTTTGAAAATAGCCCATTCTGGAATTTTATCGGATTGGAACTCAAAGAATTGAAAGTAGGTCATGTTTTACTGGCTCTTCCCATCCAGAAAGAGTTTATTAATGTAAGGAATTCAGTTCATGGAGGCATATATGCGTCGGTTCTTGATACAGCGATGGGCATGGTTGGCAGGTCACTGGGTTTTGATGAAGTAGCAACACTCCATTTAGATATTCAATATCTAAACTCAGTCATGGACGGGACGGTTTATTCAGAAGCATCGATTATTCATCAAAATCGGAATACGGTCTTCGTTGAAGGAAGGCTGAAAAATGAAGACGGTGAACTCCTCGGCCACTGTACGGGAACATTTAAGCTCTCAAAGGGTGAAAGAATATGA
- a CDS encoding NAD(P)-dependent oxidoreductase: protein MNKPHIVQILPMYHPDGEELLNRYTEVKKFTSFHEAEISDYLQHHHVDGIILRAPARITPAILDSCQQVKAISGAGVGLDNIDVRYATTKRIPVLHAPKLNSTATAEHAVSLLLAVMKKTAFFDREMRAGNFQSRDGEYTHELEGKHLGIVGFGSIAQKVAKILVHGFGMKAMAYVRKIDEVKQQAADQIGVELTTSLEKIFSESDAVSLHIPLTKETDKLVDHRLLTLMKETAVLINTARGGVVNEADLVDVLKRNQILGAGIDVFSNEPPPEDHPFFQLKQVTMSPHIGGISLEAARQTSILIAENLIRVINGEKLSVIANQDELSEAGKGAFS from the coding sequence ATGAATAAGCCTCACATTGTTCAGATCTTGCCCATGTACCATCCGGATGGGGAGGAACTCCTGAACAGATACACGGAAGTTAAGAAGTTTACTAGTTTCCACGAAGCGGAAATATCTGATTACCTCCAACACCATCATGTGGATGGAATCATCCTCCGGGCTCCTGCCAGGATCACTCCTGCGATTTTGGACAGTTGCCAGCAAGTTAAAGCCATTTCGGGAGCCGGGGTGGGACTTGATAATATCGATGTACGATATGCAACGACCAAGAGGATCCCCGTTTTACATGCACCAAAGCTGAATAGTACGGCAACCGCTGAACATGCGGTGAGCCTGCTATTGGCTGTCATGAAAAAAACAGCTTTCTTTGACAGGGAAATGAGAGCAGGAAACTTTCAGTCGAGGGATGGAGAATATACCCATGAACTGGAAGGGAAACATTTAGGCATTGTTGGATTCGGCAGCATAGCTCAAAAAGTTGCAAAAATATTAGTACATGGTTTCGGAATGAAAGCGATGGCGTATGTAAGGAAAATAGACGAAGTGAAACAGCAGGCTGCTGACCAAATTGGGGTGGAATTAACCACCTCCTTGGAGAAAATATTCTCTGAAAGTGATGCAGTGAGTTTACATATCCCTCTTACGAAAGAAACAGATAAACTAGTAGATCATCGGTTGCTCACGCTTATGAAAGAAACGGCCGTCCTCATTAACACAGCCCGGGGCGGTGTGGTGAATGAGGCGGATTTAGTAGATGTTCTGAAGCGGAATCAGATTCTTGGAGCGGGAATTGACGTATTTTCAAATGAACCGCCACCTGAGGACCATCCGTTCTTTCAATTGAAACAAGTGACGATGAGTCCTCATATCGGAGGGATCAGCCTTGAGGCAGCCCGTCAGACCTCGATCCTGATTGCAGAGAACTTGATCCGTGTGATCAATGGGGAGAAGCTTTCAGTCATAGCCAATCAAGATGAACTTTCAGAAGCCGGAAAGGGTGCATTTTCATGA